The Botrytis cinerea B05.10 chromosome 6, complete sequence region CGAGGCAAACTCCATCCTTTACTATACTCTAAATCTGGGTACCAAACTCGCAAAAGTACTTAATGACTCTTCACCTGCCACTTCGAAATGGCCAGAATACGCCGCTGGTATCAAATCAGCCGCAAACGCCGCGCTCTGGGACAACACAACAAATCTCTTCAGAGACAACGATACCCTTCCATTAACAACACTCTATCCACAAGACGGAAACTCATGGGCTATCTTCTCCGGCCTTGTATCGACTCCCGCCCGAGCTCTTGAAGTCTCCGATTCTCTAGCCGCACGCTGGGGCAAATACGGAGCTCCCGCTCCCGAGGGCGGCGGTGATGTAGTATCCCCCTTCGTTAGTGGTTTCGAAATCCAAGCGCACTACATGGCTGGAAGAGCTGATCGCGCTGTCGAAATGATTAAATTCATGTGGGGAGATTTCATGCTGGACGATCCACGCATGACGAATAGTACGTTTATAGAAGGATATTCTTCGGATGGTACTCTACACTATGCGCCGTATTCGAATGATCCGCGAGTATCTCATGCGCATGGCTGGAGTACGGGACCAACTTCTGCTCTGACATTTCATGGAGCAGGGTTGAGAGTTACAGAGGCAGCGGGCAAATCTTGGAGTGTGGCACCCAACTTGGGAGGTTTGACAGATATAGAAGCGGGATTCGAGACGGATCTCGGCAACTTTGCGGTTAAGGTGGCAGGAAGTTCGGGAAGATTGGAGAGCATCGAGATTACCACTCCCAAGGGAACAGTGGGTTCGATAAGCGTGCCGTATACTAACCAGACGGCAACAATAAATCTGCAGAACAGAGATGGGGAAGAAGTCGCTATGACCCGGCAAATTGCCGCGGGTAATGCGACGAGTGGGAGGTACGTGGTGGAGAATGTGGCAGGGGGGAATTGGACCGTAACTCTTTGCTATTAATCTTGAGTtggaaaaataattataaatacgTATTCATCTGATAATATTCTGTTTTCGAAGGCTATACTATTCATGATGATGGTTGACCAACTGTACTGAGCTGGATTCATGTAATTTGAGGCTTGATGTGAGAAAGTTATCATCTAGAAAGTATACACTTGACAATACATCAGATGATCTATATATGAGTAAGAAAATGATTTCGGGAACCTTTTAAATTTGGCGATTTCTACTCGAAAAAAGAGTTAATTGCTAGAGGATTGAGAGGATTAGTTGAGTGAAAGGTTATATGTGTCGATTCTATTTGACTTAGGGATTTGTAGATCAAATGACAGTATATGTATGATTTATAAGAAGgttcaaaagattcaaaagattcaaaagattgagaagCTAAAAGTGAATGAAAGAAACacttgatttatataatcgaTAATAAATGACAAACTGAGCAACATTCGTATAGCTTTAACAGAACTAAAACTTTCATTGTTCGACCTTAATCTAAACATTATACAGTTATTTATCTGACTTCACTTTGGTCATCGaatacaaacacaaaaaGAAACTTGGAAAATGATCTTAAAAAGGTATCATGCATTACTTGTATTAAAATCAAGggatatcatttttattacATATCAATCATTACTCGTCCGAATATAACCTTTCCCTTCATATCCATCcaactttttatataatcatcgCATTTCATGCCATTAAATCATGATCCAAAATATTGCCTCCCTTCAAATCGTTCCATAAGGCATTAATCCATCTCCTATAGTAAGTTCGTCATTGTTTGTAACGaccataccatccatcatctacaTAGACTCAGGTTGCATCAACTCCTCATGCTTGGCATCTCCCATTCCACCCTCATCAGACTTATGTCCATTCTCCTTTCTGAAGATATCACTCTCAGAAACTGGAGAGAAGACTTTACCCCATCGTCCATGAATAAAATCACTAGCAGTCACCATTGAACTTCTCAAGTTCTCCTTGACCAATTGACCAGTAGGTTGACTGAAAATAACATCAATCTCCTCAAGCGTCTTGTTCTTGGTCTCAGGCATGAAAAGCACCTGGTAGAACCAACCGACCACTGCGATACCACCATAGAAACCCAATGTCAAACCAATATTCGACATAGCTTTTTGCATCTCAGCAAAGAAATATGTAACAAGGAAAGAGCAGAGGAAGAGCATGGTATCCGAAGTTTCCATACCGTAAGAACGGAGATAAGTAGGGTAGACCTCGGAAGGAATAACCCAAGTAAGACAAGCGTAGGAACCGAAGAAACCTTCGTAGAGAATAAGACCGGTAATATATGTACCTTGGGAACCCGCTTTGTTGGTCAAAGGAATAAGGTATGAACAACCGATGATGACAAGACCGATGAAGAACCCGGGAAGCATAGCAATGGCCCAGAAACGACGACCGAATTTCTCCATGTAGAGAATGGCAGGAATGGTACCGATGAGAAGAGCTCCACCTCCTACAAGCGACATGAAGACAGCTTCCTTATCATTGAAACCAACTTGTTGCATAAGCGTGGCCATGTAGTATTGAATAGCGTTGATACCAGTGAATTGTCCCAAGAAAATCATGACGTTTGCATAAACAATCGCACGACGAGCACGAGGAACAGTGATGAAGTCGAGCCACGCGAATCTCTTGCGAGCACCTTCCATTTCACGCTCAGAATCGACGGAATGTTTCATGACGAAAAATTCCTTACGAGCAGCTTCATCTGTACCACGAATACGTTTCCAGACACCCCAAGCATCGGCAGTGCGTCCTTTGTGCATAAGGAAACGGGGGGATTCTGGCATGAAGAGAATACCGACAAGCATGATTGTGGAAAAGACGAGGGAAGATCCCAACATGTATCTCCAACCACCAGATTTAACACCGACGAAAATAGCAGCGACGACATAACCGAGGACTTCTCCAAGCGCAATCATGAACTGGTAAAGCGAGACCAAGTTTCCACGATATTTGGGTGCAACAGATTCTGCGACGTAGACAGGGACAGTTCCACCTTCGAGACCGACACCGAGACCGAGGATGACACGTCCAGCCATCATCATGCCAAAGTTCACGGCACCGGCTTCGAGTGCTGCTCCGACAGTGTAGAGAAATAGAGACCACACGATAGCTTGTTTTCTTCCGACGGCTTCGTTCAATGGTCCGAGCATCAAAGCACCACCGACGGCACCCAATGGTACACCAGAACTGACCAAACTAACTTGTTTTGTGTTGAGACCAAGCGAGCTTGGCATGTATAGATTTGCGCCGGAGATCAAAGATTGATCGATACCGGAAAGAAGACCTCCCATGGAGGCAAAAGCGACCAGTAACCTGCACAACATCAATTAGACATTTCTTCTGAAATTATTTGCACAAGAAAGTACATACCAAGTGTAATGTCTAGGGTCCTTGAAACTCAACTGGAATATGTCGGAACGAGATTTGCCTCGAGATGTAACCTCTGCCTCCAAATCTTGTACTTCGTTATCAATAGTTTCCATGTCACCTGCAGCAGCGATTTGAAGAGCCTCCCACTCTGAGACCTTTCGACCGATATGACTTGGGCGAGCTTGAGCTGCACCCTTCTCGTTGCCGACATCTGATACATCTTCTTCGCTCATCTTGGCTTGCGTGTCATAATGAGAAGAGCTGACGTCTTCATGGTTGACGACCTCCTTCGTGGGGAAATCTGACATGATTGTGAATTATATTACGATGTGTTTAAAAACTATTCAgtagaggaagaaaaggagttGTGAGGGAACTGTCCACTCAGTATAAAAGTGAAGATTTTCTTCACAAAATATAAAGGcgcgaaaagaaaattagaGAGGTATAGAAAACGGGGGCATGCAGAATGAATGAGGGGAATGAGCGAAGATATATGATTTGAAAACCTGGGGCATCTGAATAGCCATTCTATCACAAAGTTGTAGCCGAACAACATTCCCTTCAAGGATTAAGGTTTCCAACTTGTCAGATGAGAGCTTGCCTGTTACTTTTACCTATTAAGGAAAGGTGGTAGAAGGACTTCATGTTGACGTTGGGTTCTTTCCGCAATCTTTTGGTAGTGAAAGCTTGAAAGTTTGGAACCAATTACCAAAACAGGCGCCAGACCGAATGAACCACTTGGATCACAGGACTAGATTCTTAAGATTTCCGAATAAAATTTTGCCCCTGGGGTCTCCGGTTCACGCTAGATCTTGCAGACTCCCCTCGGTTCTCCACAAGAAAATTGCATGACTTCCCCTCCCATGGAGTCTGTTGGGGTCTGGAGAGGCGGAGAGTGGAGATTCTCAATCTGGTGGGTTGGTAGAATTTCGGCAATACTTTGTTGCACGACTTGTGCTTGaacaattttgattgaaCAAAAGGATTCACGCGGttgatgaaagaaaaagagtaaCTAAGTTTGACGTCGGGCTTTAGTTATGCAGCCATGCCACGCATGCGTGGAGGGATCCCTCGGCCGGCGTCTGGCGGTTCACCGGTAGTTCGTTTTTTCCCGTTTTTTTGATTGGAAAAAATGACGAGAGAGTACCAAGTTAGTCAAAACATATCGCATAAGTCTTCATCCCTTGTGAATCGTTCGTAATATGATTCGTTAGTCGCTCAAATACTCGCACtaaattgaagatggattcATTAATCGAATGCAAGATATCCTGGTACAACATCCACAAAAACGCcgaagatgattgatgattattGCACGGACTTTTTCCAAGTCGCTCTGCTGTCGAAAATCTTCTCCCGATGAGACGAGAaaagtttttataaagaCTGACACCCATGCAATGACTGTTCTGTTGAAGCATTCGGGATTCTTGTTGCTCTGGTAGACTTGTTAAACAGCTAAGTGGCGATGGAACTGTCTAGTACAATCAGTCGTACATCACAGAAATGAGCAGACACAAGAGTCATGTTGGAACAATCAAGAATCCCATAGCGGTCGTCGTTTTTGCATAACCACAAGATCCCAGCGGGTGGGTTTCGGCTTAGAGTAACCACTTTTTTCAGTGGAAGCTTATTGAACCCAAGCTTCCTTGTCCCGCACTTGGTATGGTCTTGTTGGTTTGCTTATAACGAGTCAAGAACATGTCCAAAGTCTTAACTCAACACTAGACAAACCGTTAAAAGCCTTTCGGATGGCTTACTCAAGCTTTCACGTCCGATTCAGAAGCGTCTTTCcggaaaataaaaattagtTCTACAAACTCAGATCAACCAATTGTTCTTGGTGTCTTCCAAAAGTCAATTTCATTATGCTATGCATACCTAGAATGAACTCTGCTGGCTGTTGCAGGTATTGCCTCGTCACGTCCGAATTCCTAATGGCCAGAGGAAGCTAATCTATCCTAGCATCAAGCCAAATTGGAAAATTCCTTCTACCCACAAAGACGCCGAATCTAACATCTTTGGATCCATAAAACACGAACCACGCTCAAATCAACGTTCCCTGAGCGTCCCGACTTATCTTCTTGCATCTGTCAAGGCGTCAATCGTATTCGAGTCAGGAGATCTTGATTTCGCAACTCCACATGCTGGATCACCCCTGATATCCTGTCTTCAAGAACGAAAGTTTGTCTTCCATGCGACAACCTAGCCCATAGGAGTGAAACAATGCAGCTGCCCCAATACTCCAGTCTCCATTCCCCAACCTCCAGAACTTTTAAGTTGTGGAACCGACAGTCAAATGTTCGCGGGGATGCTCTCGGTCCGATTACACAGTTCAAATAACGACAGCTATATGAAAGTTCCCAATGttgatataaaaaacaaGTAGATTATCTCAGTCAGAGTCTGGTCCTATGGGAAGTGGTCTTTGTTGCTCTGATTTTTTCACATCTGCGACGTACTCAATAACAAACGTGAATCCAGCCCACACAATTCCTGTTGCGATGAATTGGAAAGCCCACGAAGAGATCAAATGCTTCAAGCTAGGCATCTGGAAACCTATTTCGTAGAAGTTGTCCAAACCGAAGCCAACTTTATTTCCGTATGCTCTAGCGACAAATCGCAACATTATGGCCTCAAGTGGCGTTATAAAAATGGAAGCGGCTAGTTCTCTAAATCCTTCTGCAGCAAGTATAGTTGGAAGCATGGTAAGTCCGGTTTTGCGGTATTTGACAACTTTTGGTTCTCCTGGAACATTTGTACTTCGAAGCTCAGCCGACCATGCTCCATGACCAACAGTTGGCTCGGCTGCTGTGGATGTAGAATCAACGTCAAAGCTGATTAGTGTTGGTCGCGGatcttcatcctcaccaGGATCAACACTCACTGAGGCATTAGTGTGGCGCCGAGGTCGAGGTGCTGTTCTATCCAGCGCCGGCAAGCCTTCAAGAGCTCGTAACGTATCTTCCTCTCCGCCTCGAACTGGGCGATTTTCTTCGGGATCGTCTGGGGTATCAAATTCCAATATTGGTGCTTCGACTCCAAATCCAGCAAACATACTGTCTCCTTTTGGCCGAGGtagagatttgaatatagGTCGATACAATAGTCGTGaaacaatatatttgaaCTTTCCGTGAAATAGAACTACTACAATTGGGGCTGTGGAGCGAAGCAAAGCTAGTGTCCATGAAAGAATTGAACTGATGTTTTTTgaaggtggaggtggtgctTGGAGTAGTGATGCTTTCGAGAATGGAATCAATGACATCAATGGAGGTAAGAATTGGTTATACTCGACCAATCCAAACTGATGCAACATAGCAAACATTCGTAAGTGTAATGTGATATAACGAAAGCCTAAATTGAGACTGCAACCCATCAGTTACGTCAGGAGTTCAGTGTCTGTACATATACTTACAATTCCCCGGCAATGTACTTGGTCCATACTTCTCGAGAGGTAAGTCTTCGCTCATCTTCACCAAACATCTGATCCAGAAGAACTTCCAAGAAGCAGCCTACCCAGTCTGATACATGATATGCTATAACAGTGGGAAGCCCggaaaagaatagatttgTGACAGATCTCCTGGTTCTCTCGTGCTGAATCAACGCTAGGATTCCAATATCAGAATATGACCTGTAGAGCTTCAACGTGTAAGCATGACACTGTATTCAGTTGATAAATCGACGCACCAGAACTCTTCGCCTGAACCCAATAGCACCCCAGACACCAGCATGTAGTGTAGCACGGCCAGCTTCCAATATCCTTAGACCTTTGATTgtctcttcaattttcttcgTGTTGTGTAATATTGCAGCTTCCCTCACAGCAgtcaaatcttcaacaatACCTGTGACTTGCATCACTTCATTAGCTGCACGAATGTTTTCTCGCTCTCTCCGTTTAGTTTCTGGATTTCTTGGATGTCCATGTTCATCATATATCTGTGTATAGCCAGCATTCTCCGGAACATCTGGTGGAGTTGGCCAGATTACTTGGTCTTCATATGGTGTTCGGCCCTAGAATCTGTGAGTATGAAGCTTTGTGGGGGTATCGTTTTGGCGTCAAGCATTTTGGAAATTTAACGCCTTCCAACAGCCACAacgaatttgatatataggAAAGATTTGGCCGTCTGCGACTGAAAAGGGAAAGGCATCAACGTACCAATGCCCAAGCAGTCAAAGATTCTAGCCTGCCCATGGTTGCTGATTGTAGATGCTTTAGAAGTTGCACCAACGCATAGTACACCTACTGTGAGGGTTACAAATGACGACTTCTGTATCATGCAGTCATGTTCTGACGAGTTTGATGAAATTATTCAAGTATTtcactcttctcttcaaagaaAGGTTTGTGATCGCAAACAAGAAGGAATGCACGTCTGCACGTGACATCGAGCGCTAAGATTAAGCTTATCGTTGACCCCTGTCAGcatcaaaatatttttgattcaagtgaaaataaaaatattttggtTATCAACATTTCCAGCTCCAATTGGTTCTAGGAGCGCCCGGCATTATAATAAAGTCAGGAAATATAACAAGATCGCACACTGTAAGGAAGCCAGATACTATAATAAAGCCACGCATTGAGATACCAAGCTTGTGGCGCATCATGGCAACCAAGGCTCCCTACCAAACGACATTCGAACCTGCGCATACTATACAGCCAATTTACACTGGAGGAAGTGTTGCACTTGACCAAACGGGTCGCATACTTGCTACAACACTCGGGGAAGATGCACTATTGACAGATTTGAATACAGGGAGGGAATTGGCCAGGAtagaaggagatggagaggtcATCTCTACATTAAGTCTCACGCCGTCTGcttcccatctcatcatatGTTCGAGATCACTATCTATGCGAATCTACTCCCTACGTCCTTCAATTACTTCTGATCTTTCCCTCAACTACGAACTTCTTCGAACACTTAAACCGCATTCTACGCCAGTGGTAGTCTTAGCTGTAGACCAGACGAGTACTCTGCTAGCAACTGGGGCTGCAGATGGAGTAGTAAAAGTTTGGGATATCGCCGGAGGTTACGTCACACATACATTTCGAGGCCCCAATGTACTTGTGTCCGCCTTACACTTCTTCGAATTGGTTGCGAGCGGTAGGGATGAGGAATTAGGCATTTCAGCAAGAAACCGAAAGAACGGGAGCCGAAAGAGTCAAGCAGATGATGACAGCAATGAGAACGAAGCAGCGAGAGGGTTCCGTCTTGCATCTGGTAGTCAAGATGGTAAAGTTCGTATTTGGGATCTTTACAAGAGGAATTGTGCCTCGGTTTTAGATTCACACGTATCGGATGTTCGAGCTTTAGATTATTCACCAGAAGAGAATGCGCTTCTTACCGGAAGTCGAGATAAGACAATAATGTGGTGGGATGCGAAGACGTGGAAGATCAGAAAAGTCATACCCGTGCTTGAGGAAGTAGAAACTGCAGGATTTATCGAGGCCGGAAAGTTCACATATACTGGAGGATCAAATGGAACCATTAGAGTTTGGCAAACGGAAAATGGTAGGGAAGTCACAAAACCACAAAAGAGTGGTGCAGAGGCAGATGCTATTGTAGATGCGCTTTCATACCATGAACTTCCTTTCATTCTGTCAATTCAAGCAGATCATACCTTAATCCTTCACTCAAAAGCACCCATGGAAAACGCGGATTCCACTATCACCATTCCGGCTCTGCCCCAAATCCAACGAATCTCTGGAACTCATGACGAGATCATTGATTTAGGATTTCTTTTACCTGATAAATCCCTTCTTGCTTTAGCTACCAATTCGGAGGAAGTCCGTATCGTCTCCTTGAACCAAGGTTCCGAAAACAATTCTACAAAATCTGCCGCGTATTTTGGTGCCGATGTCGCTCAGCTCAAGGGACATGAAGATATTATCATCTGTTTAGATATTGACTGGTCGGGCCACTGGATTGCCACCGGTGCTAAAGATAACACTGCTAGACTTTGGCGTATCGATGCCGAAAACGCTTCATACACCTGTCATACAACTTTTACTGGACATGCAGAATCTCTTGGTGCTATTGCACTTCCTCATACTCCGCCACCAGAATCGTCACCCGCCTATAAGTCACCTTTGGACCATCCACCCAGCTTTTTGCTGACCGGTTCTCAAGACCAAACTATCAAGCGGTGGGATATTCAAGCTCAGACAGCAACTGGCAAAGCACCAAGAGCTTCATTAACCAAAAAAGCCCACGACAAAGATATCAACGCATTAGATATTAACCACAACTCTGAGTTATTTGCATCGGCATCTCAAGACAAAACTGTCAAAATTTGGTCTACCAAAGAGTTAGAAGTACAGGGTGTATTGCGTGGTCATCGTCGTGGTGTTTGGTCTGTAAAATTCGCGCCAAAAGATACCCCAACTCTTCAAGGAGAGTCCGGTCCAGCTTCAGGAAAAGGTTTAATTCTCACTGGAAGTGGAGATAAAACTGTCAAGATATGGAACCTTTCTGACTACAGCTGTTTAAGAACATTCGAAGGGCATACCAACTCTGTTCTCAAAGTGGCATGGTTGAAGTTACCTGCACCAGAAGATAGAAATAGGAAACATATCCAAATAGCCACAGCTGGTGGAGATGGACTTGTCAAAGTCTGGAGCGCAACAAACGGAGAATCAGAATGCACATTAGATAACCACGAAGATAGAGTTTGGGCCCTCACTGTCCACCCTAAAACAAACATGATAGTATCAGGAAGTGGGGATTCTACTGTCACATTCTGGAAGGACACAACTTCAGCAACAATAGCTGCTAGGGAAGCGGCCAATACTCAATTCGTGGAGCAAGAGCAGGAATTACAAAACTTCATACATGCTGGCAGCTACAGAGAAGCTATCATTCTTGCACTTACACTCAATCATCCCGCACGATTACTTTCTATATTCACAACTGTCGTTACTGGTGCTCACGAAGAAGGAAGTATCTCAGGTCTCAAAGCTGTCGATACCGTCTTAGCCTCGTTAACAGATGCTCAAATCTTCAACCTACTTCTCAGAGTCCGTGACTGGAACACCAACGCTAGAACCGCGTCTGTAGCACAAAGAATCCTACATGTTTTGGTCAAGAGTTATCCCGCTTCTCGCTTATCGAATCTCAAGATTAAGGGGGCACAAGGACAAAAGAGTTTGAAGGAGGTAATTGACGCTTTGAAAGTTTATACCGATAGACATTATAAGAGAATGGAGGAATTGCTTGACGAGAGCTATCTTTTAGAATACACGTTGCGGGAAATGGATGGTCTTGGATTCATTGAGAATGGACCCATGGATGGTGCTGGAGATACAATTATGGTGTAATTTTGTTCGTAACGAGGTGTTTAATGGTCAAAATTGGTAGAATAAAATATGAAAggtttgaatattaatattcaaagcGTTGTGAATTTTGCAAAAGCTTGAGAATTGTAAATAACGTTTCACATCCCAAATGAATCCAGCATTCTAAATTAGTTTAAGCTTCCCAACAGATCCAATAATCAAAAGCCGCTCGTTGTCGATCGGACATCAGGCTTCATTTCACAGAGTTCTAGCTCCACCTCAAACCCTAGACCGCACCTGATTCGATATTTCAAATCTTAAATCTCAACTACATCATTCTATTTCAACGCCCAGAAATTCAAAACTTGCCCACGCTTCCTCCATAAACCCTACTTCCAAGACGTACACGCAACCCCACTCACTATCCACTATCCACTATCCCATCATTTCCACAtcccaaaaataaaagtaaaaaacAGGACATCTATTTCGGAATATCGCCCTCCCGATACTCGGCACAAAATCTCGTATACTCTTCTTCGGAGAATCGACCGCGCAGATACAGGGCATAAGCCAGGTCTCCTTTGGATTTGAGACACAACTGTGTGTATTCCCGGAGCTCGGCGACGAATTTTGTGTGGGGTGGGGAGGCGGGATGGGGAGATTAACACTTACGATCCTAGTAACAGAATTGGTCGGAGGAGGTAAGAGAACAGGTTTGGCTTTGACAGGAGCAGCTTCTAGTTCGGCTGTGAAGCTAGGATCGGCAACAGGAATGCTGGTAGTTTTAAGTACGGGGGGAGAATCGTGAAGTCTAGATGTATATGAAGGTGGAGGGGAAGTTAGAGTATGTTGAAGGACTTGCTGAGATGGAAGGAGGCTTCTTGGTACAGGATTTTGCTTTGGCGCGATGACTTGTTTTGGTGCGATGACTTGCTTTGGTGCGATGACTTGCTTTGGTGTGATGACTTGTTTTGGTGCGATGACTTGCTTTGGTGTGATGACTTGCTTTGATGTGATGACTTGCTTGGTGGGCGGTGCTGGTTTATCCACGGAGGTATCGAAGAATTCTACGCAAAAATTGGCGTACGATTCTGCtgaaattctatttcttttgtatAAAGCCAAGGCAAGATCGTCCTTTCCTTTGTGAAGACAAATTTCTTTGTATTCACATAGTTCGGCATCTAGGTGTGTAACTTGGTTCTGTAGATAGAGATTGGATTAGCTAAGTGATCACGATGATTGTTGATGGATAAACTCAATGACAAGTATATTTCAAGGCCAGGGAGAGTGGATGGGCAAACCTTTGGCTTCTTTAAGGACATTGGCAGATTCTCCCATCTTTTGATTGCCATGCTAGCTGCGTATATAATGGAGAGGTGCTTCTTCTCAAAGTCCAATAGCTCCATCCTGACTACACCAAATGATCGTTAGTCGAGTACAGGATCCCACGTTGAAGTGCAACCTACAGAGACCCATCACCATCTTTTGAATGATCATGGGAAGATCGTTTGGATACCTTCTAGATAAATCTTTGTGGGCACTGTTAATGCGTTGCTCTGTGATGATTTCTCCTTTGTGATCTTTTTCGCCAACAGCCCAATGTTCAAGGGCTTTGAGAGTGATCATTTTGGACGAGAAAGACAATTCTGTGCGAAGTCGTTACTGCTAGTGATCAATCCTAGGAGGCCAATGTAAAGTCTGATGATGTGCTGTATCAAAGAGTCTTGTTATTGTCCTACAAGTGATAAAGTTCAGGTTGAGGAATCGCAAATTCGACAATTTCACCAAAGTCTCATTGCATTATAAGAGTTCAAGTGAAACCCTCAAGACACTTTCGAGCTTCTCACAGACAATGCTTCTAAGTGAGGGGTTATCCTTACTTGAAGTGAATTTGGCAGGGAAGAATTTATAGAGACTGTATATGCCAGCCAATAATTTCTGATGATTGACAGAGGCACAGAGAATCTTCGCTTATTACTCCTGACTTCCCTCCAACAAATTCACTCACAACTCACCTCACAGTTACATTACACTTCAATAAAAATGAAGTTAGGAAACTATTTAGCTGCACGCCTTTCAATTgaacttttctttcttttttatagCTTGCACTTTTGTATGTTTTCTTCTAAAAaccatcaacaatcaacCATTA contains the following coding sequences:
- the BcFrt1 gene encoding BcFrt1 → MSDFPTKEVVNHEDVSSSHYDTQAKMSEEDVSDVGNEKGAAQARPSHIGRKVSEWEALQIAAAGDMETIDNEVQDLEAEVTSRGKSRSDIFQLSFKDPRHYTWLLVAFASMGGLLSGIDQSLISGANLYMPSSLGLNTKQVSLVSSGVPLGAVGGALMLGPLNEAVGRKQAIVWSLFLYTVGAALEAGAVNFGMMMAGRVILGLGVGLEGGTVPVYVAESVAPKYRGNLVSLYQFMIALGEVLGYVVAAIFVGVKSGGWRYMLGSSLVFSTIMLVGILFMPESPRFLMHKGRTADAWGVWKRIRGTDEAARKEFFVMKHSVDSEREMEGARKRFAWLDFITVPRARRAIVYANVMIFLGQFTGINAIQYYMATLMQQVGFNDKEAVFMSLVGGGALLIGTIPAILYMEKFGRRFWAIAMLPGFFIGLVIIGCSYLIPLTNKAGSQGTYITGLILYEGFFGSYACLTWVIPSEVYPTYLRSYGMETSDTMLFLCSFLVTYFFAEMQKAMSNIGLTLGFYGGIAVVGWFYQVLFMPETKNKTLEEIDVIFSQPTGQLVKENLRSSMVTASDFIHGRWGKVFSPVSESDIFRKENGHKSDEGGMGDAKHEELMQPESM
- the Bcutp13 gene encoding Bcutp13; this translates as MATKAPYQTTFEPAHTIQPIYTGGSVALDQTGRILATTLGEDALLTDLNTGRELARIEGDGEVISTLSLTPSASHLIICSRSLSMRIYSLRPSITSDLSLNYELLRTLKPHSTPVVVLAVDQTSTLLATGAADGVVKVWDIAGGYVTHTFRGPNVLVSALHFFELVASGRDEELGISARNRKNGSRKSQADDDSNENEAARGFRLASGSQDGKVRIWDLYKRNCASVLDSHVSDVRALDYSPEENALLTGSRDKTIMWWDAKTWKIRKVIPVLEEVETAGFIEAGKFTYTGGSNGTIRVWQTENGREVTKPQKSGAEADAIVDALSYHELPFILSIQADHTLILHSKAPMENADSTITIPALPQIQRISGTHDEIIDLGFLLPDKSLLALATNSEEVRIVSLNQGSENNSTKSAAYFGADVAQLKGHEDIIICLDIDWSGHWIATGAKDNTARLWRIDAENASYTCHTTFTGHAESLGAIALPHTPPPESSPAYKSPLDHPPSFLLTGSQDQTIKRWDIQAQTATGKAPRASLTKKAHDKDINALDINHNSELFASASQDKTVKIWSTKELEVQGVLRGHRRGVWSVKFAPKDTPTLQGESGPASGKGLILTGSGDKTVKIWNLSDYSCLRTFEGHTNSVLKVAWLKLPAPEDRNRKHIQIATAGGDGLVKVWSATNGESECTLDNHEDRVWALTVHPKTNMIVSGSGDSTVTFWKDTTSATIAAREAANTQFVEQEQELQNFIHAGSYREAIILALTLNHPARLLSIFTTVVTGAHEEGSISGLKAVDTVLASLTDAQIFNLLLRVRDWNTNARTASVAQRILHVLVKSYPASRLSNLKIKGAQGQKSLKEVIDALKVYTDRHYKRMEELLDESYLLEYTLREMDGLGFIENGPMDGAGDTIMV